The following nucleotide sequence is from Mytilus trossulus isolate FHL-02 chromosome 9, PNRI_Mtr1.1.1.hap1, whole genome shotgun sequence.
GGATGATTCTGCTCTTCTTGTTGTCACGGGCAGCATTTCCTGCCAACTCCAAAACCTCAGCTGCTAAGTATTCCAAGACAGCGGCAAGGTAGACCTGGTGCTCCGGCACCAACTCTCTCGGCGTAGTTTCCTTTCCTCAAAAGTCTGTGGATACGACCTACTGGGAACTGAAGTCCGGCACGGGATGACCTAGACTTTGCCTTTGCTTTTGCTTTTCCTCCTTTTCCTCGTcctgacattttgatttaatacgTTGTTTGACTTGAACAAGTATAAACAATGATTACCCCGTTAGGTggtattttactatttataccCGCAAAACGGATTGAAAGATGTTTCAGTTCTAAACCAATCAAATCATCGCTTCTTCCAGGTAGTTAGGTTGAATGTTAGAAGGTGCTCTCTCCGAAGTTCGCGTTAAGTAAAACTTTCAATCCGTTTTGCCgagtataaatagaaatttttatttacGGCCATCATTCACTGATTACATTTCAGAGAGTATACATCTGTCAAAAATGCCACCAAAAGTTGGAACCAAAGGAGCCAAAAAGGCCGTAACAAAGGCAAAGACTGCCAGACCCGGCGGTGACAAGAAAAGGAGGAGGAAGAGGAGAGAATCCTATGCCATCTACATCTACAAAGTCTTGAGACAGGTGCACCCAGACACTGGAGTATCCTCAAAGGCTATGTCTATCATGAACAGTTTTGTCAACGATATCTTTGAGAGAATCGCTGCAGAAGCTTCCCGTCTCGCTCACTACAACAAGAGATCTACCATCACATCTCGGGAGATCCAGACTGCAGTTCGTCTGCTCCTACCCGGTGAATTGGCCAAGCACGCTGTCAGTGAAGGTACCAAAGCCGTCACAAAGTACACCAGCAGCAAGTAAACAACGAGAAGTTTAACTTCacaaacggcccttttcagggccaccaatatttttcaaaaagagtcttATTATTGTTGTACATAACAAACTTCTAAATGAAGCTGTGTCCcaccccaaaatgacaaatttatttatatctgaattctgtctttttgtctttctttctttctttcttcttttctcttctttattcttcattttattagccgatttgaaaaaatatacatacaccAGAATTTAACCTTTTCACGGGTTATACatttcttccctctttttttgggggggagggggtctAGAATCGAACTATACTTGAATATGTattgaaacattatataaaaaaatatcacgaaCAGATTAAATTCACACATACGTCGacagagagaaaaaagggggagggggattGTTTTaggatataaaaacaatataactagAGTTTGACAATGGAGGAAAAATCAgcaatatatcttttacataaaagaatacatatgaaataaagaataaaaatgttatttacattCAAAAATCAGGAATCATATTGTATCCAAAGCCTTGCTGGTCTTTTTTTAATAGgcttaaataaaaatagtgaaaagaaattaaaaaaaataaaNNNNNNNNNNNNNNNNNNNNNNNNNNNNNNNNNNNNNNNNNNNNNNNNNNNNNNNNNNNNNNNNNNNNNNNNNNNNNNNNNNNNNNNNNNNNNNNNNNNNCAGAATAGAAACAAATTGTGCCAATTGTTAGCTTGGGGTGAACAATCATAGCTTCAGTCCAAAAAGGGATCGAAAGCTGTGAAAGTAACTTCCAGATCAGTCCAATCATAACACAGAgatttcaaccaatcaacgtgagTTTTATTACCCCGAAAGGCCAATCAGTGTCGTGTTTGCAAACATTGCGGCTAGCACAAATACACTAACATTTGAAGTTTCAAGTATTCTGTCGTGTAATCGTAGATTTTCACAGAGAACATATCGCAATGGCTCGTACAAAGCAGACCGCCCGTAAATCCACTGGAGGAAAAGCTCCAAGAAAACAACTTGCCACCAAGGCCGCCCGTAAGAGCGCACCTGCCACTGGTGGAGTAAAGAAGCCACATAGATACAGGCCAGGAACAGTCGCTCTTCGTGAGATCAGAAGATACCagaaaagtactgaactcctcATCAGGAAACTCCCCTTCCAGAGATTAGTTCGTGAAATTGCTCAAGACTTCAAGACTGATCTACGTTTCCAGAGCTCTGCCGTTATGGCCCTCCAGGAAGCCAGTGAAGCTTACCTCGTTGGTCTTTTCGAGGACACCAACTTGTGTGCAATCCACGCCAAGAGAGTCACCATCATGCCCAAAGACATCCAGTTGGCTCGCAGAATCCGTGGAGAACGTGCTTAAACTGACCTTTACTCTATACAATAACGGCCCTTTTaagggccaccaatattttccaaaaagagTCTGAATATGTTgtacatcaaaatcaaatatagctGAAACCCCCTCTCCACATCTTTCTTTATTCTTCTTTCTCTCCACATCTCTCTTTATTCTTCTttcttattatcttttttttttgcactcactTAAGATTAGACAAGTCGGGTTACTGTATTGatagaagaaaaatatagagaaacttATTTCATAACATGCAAAGAAGAGAAATAAAAGGATAAATAGAGATAGAgagacatacatattttttatttatctaattctTCCAAATCCTTcggaaaaaacaagaatgttatacattttctgGTATACCCTcctgaaaaaattaacatacatgtatacatttaataaaaaaaaggtaagaAAAAACATACTCCAAGAACAATACAATCCATCTTCTAATTAcagaattattaaaatgtatttctttctaatttctgtggttatatttttctctaaattgcATTTTTCTCGGTCTTATTTTCTCACTTATTTTTTAGAtgctttttttatgtattttttactCATATTGTGTATTCTACTGTGACAACATGAGAagaatcaattattttatatttctgaaatatattttcggTACGGGTCCAAGTAGTCCACCTTAAATTCTCATTGAAAACTTTGTCTCCATCAATTGTGTGTTACAGAAAGAAGTTTTTCTTgaatacctttattttgtgcttaaaatgcatctattttgggtgctCTATGTGCCTTATAAATGATGTGAACATGTGTGCGGATGAATCTTTTTTTCCCATTGGTGGAGAAAAATAGACAAGGCGcaataattcattcattcaatgaTGTACCAATTGTGGTATTTAAAAAGTGAGGCTGCACtgtgtacatttcaaaaacctatgactacatgtataaagtagcTGCTAAATTTAGAAAGATTCCTAATTAGTTGTTAAAAGATGAGCATtgattgtatacatgtaataataacatGTTTGAAATGTGAATTTCCCGGGACATCTTTATTGAAACTGGTAAAggtgattttgagaaaaattatcatgcacacctgtttttatttacaaatctaTCTGTCCATGCTTAAATAACTGACTGGTATGCTGTAGTTTAGTTTTTACTCTTTTACTCTCTTAAGTCTGCAGAGTGGACTATCTCTGAAACTGTATCTTTTGAACAAGAAAAATactgtataaaaagattttctttaaactaattgtttttatattgcaattgCACATTGTTAACTCCTGCTTATGTATGCAGTGTGATATGTTcttgtattttaagtaaaaggaaataaatctctTTCACATTGGAAAATATAAGAAGTATTAATTGATGATGGAGATCATTAGTTATTTGGTCCATCTCTTAtaatctttgtatttttatttgtatacagtttgaaatattttattttcatatattttcagaGCTTCAGTCAAAAAGTGGATTGAAAGTGTACAGAATTCCTACAGAGTTACCTCCCGGATTTAGACGAAAACAACCAATCAGGTCCAACctatcaaaaattcagtggTATTTCTTTTAGGGCCGCGTTCATCAGATATATAGCATAATTTGGATATAGTTGTCATTCGTTTTATCGAACTTCAAAAAGCAAACAACATGTCAGGAAGAGGTAAAGGAGGAAAAGGTCTAGGTAAAGGAGGCGCCAAACGTCACAGGAAGGTGTTGCGTGATAATATCCAAGGTATCACCAAACCAGCAATCCGTCGTTTAGCAAGACGAGGTGGTGTCAAACGTATCTCTGGTCTTATCTACGAAGAAACACGTGGTGTCTTGAAAgtctttttggaaaatgtcaTCCGTGATGCTGTCACATACACTGAGCACGCAAAGAGGAAGACTGTCACCGCCATGGATGTTGTCTACGCCCTGAAACGTCAAGGCCGTACCCTTTACGGATTCGGAGGTTAAACAGCcagctgaaaaatacaaatacaacggcccttttcagggccaccaacatatttcaaaaagaatctgccTTTGTTGTACTTAAAATGAAAACCATAGCTTTCTCCTGTCCAACTTTCTttactttcctttttcttttattcgtttattttttttaatttcttttcactttttttatttaagcctATTAAAAAAAGACCAGCAAGACTTTGGATACAATATGattcctgatttttttaatgtaaataaaattattctttatttcatatatattcttttatgtaaaagatatattgcTGAATTTTTCTCCATTGTCAAACTctagttatattgtttttatatcctAAAACaatccccctcccccttttttctctctgtCGACGTATGTGTGAATTTAATCTGttcgtgatatttttttatataatgtttcaatACATATTCAAGTATAGTTCGATTCtagaccccctcccccccccaaaaaaaagagggaagaaatGTATAACCCGTGAAAAGGTTAAATTCTggtgtatgtatattttttcaaatcggctaataaaatgaagaataaagaagagaaaaaaagaaagaaagaaagaaagaaagaaagacaaaaagacagaattcagatataaacaaatttgtcattttggggtgGGACACAGCTTCATTTAGAAGTTTGTTATGTACAACAATAATaagactctttttgaaaaatattggtggccctgaaaagggccgtttgtGAAGTTAAACTTCTCGTTGTTTACTTGCTGCTGGTGTACTTTGTGACGGCTTTGGTACCTTCACTGACAGCGTGCTTGGCCAATTCACCGGGTAAGAGCAGACGAACTGCAGTCTGGATCTCCCGAGATGTGATGGTAGATCTCTTGTTGTAGTGAGCGAGACGGGAAGCTTCTGCAGCGATTCTCTCAAAGATATCGTTGACAAAACTGTTCATGATAGACATAGCCTTTGAGGATACTCCAGTGTCTGGGTGAACCTGTCTCAAGACTTTGTAGATGTAGATGGCATAGGATTCTCTCCTCTTCCTCCTCCTTTTCTTGTCACCGCCGGGTCTGGCAGTCTTTGCCTTTGTTACGGCCTTTTTGGCTCCTTTGGTTCCAACTTTTGGTGGCATTTTGAAAGATGTATACTCTCTGAAATGTAATCAGTGAATGATGGCCgttaataaaaatttctatttatactcGGCTAAACGGATTGAAAGTTTTTACTTAACGCGAACTTCGGAGAGAGCACCCTTCTAACATTCAACCCTAACTACCTGGAAGAAGCGATGATTTGATTGGTTTAGAACTGAAACATCTTTCAATCCGTTTTGCGggtataaatagtaaaataccACCTAACTGGATAATCATTGTTTATACTTGTTCAAGTCAAACAAcgtattaaatcaaaatgtcaggACGAGGAAAAGGAGGAAAAGCAAAAGCAAAGGCAAAGTCTAGGTCATCCCGTGCCGGACTTCAGTTCCCAGTAGGTCGTATCCACAGACTTTTGAGGAAAGGAAACTACGCCGAGAGAGTTGGTGCCGGAGCACCAGTCTACCTTGCCGCTGTCTTGGAATACTTAGCAGCTGAGGTTTTGGAGTTGGCAGGAAATGCTGCCCGTGACAACAAGAAGAGCAGAATCATCCCCCGTCATCTCCAGTTGGCCATCAGAAACGACGAAGAATTGAACAAACTTCTCTCTGGTGTAACCATTGCACAAGGTGGTGTTTTACCAAACATCCAGGCTGTACTTCTGCCAAAGAAGACACAGAAAGCTGCCAAGTAAAGTCAACACTACAGAAACTTCACttacaacggcccttttcagggccaccaacatttttcaaaaagaatctgactTTGTTGTACAATTTAGTTGAATGCAGAAAGCAATCTCAAACATAGCTCACTCCCTCCATTTCTCTTGTctttatctctttatttttccttttctttataaacagcATACAGATGTCTACtttctaattatatatataacaatatttgatgtggaaaaaaaatgaagaacagtACGAGTTTCTTTTTTTCCCCTATAAAAGTCCAAGAAAATAAACGAACTATATAACGTAGATTCGATGAAAATGCGCAAGCACGAGAGGAAGAAAAACTCATAGTTGTTAGTGGTCAAtgttgcatatttttttggtgtaaATTAAGTTGCAGTCCtatatattatactatataAGCACACACAATACAATCTatgaccttatttttatataatatatattcgttCGTTCGTTGTCTGTCTAACTGTGATCTATGTGAATTCTTTTCTTCCTCTTCTGCTGTCACATTCTcttagatatataatatatattttgtgttcCTATACAAAGTACTTATGCGTATGTTTATAGttgtgtagattattttttagctcaaatcctttgtatttgcaaaattcgtatataaacaataaagaatacttcaacaatgtgcaagtTTCACAGTATGCGTGCAGTATACTATATAGAGAATATCATGGCTTTACATGATACAGAGACTAGAGAATACAGAGACTGTATAGCTAGAGAGAACACAAAGACTATAGAGAGGATAAAAAGTGTTCTCTTTGTTTTAAGACACTGAGACGAGTGACAATTGTGTACTATAGTAAGCATGTCTATACGAGAAACTAAGAAAACGGCTGCATTTCTATACCACTGGCTATTGATGAAAATGGAtggatgatgttttttttctcttttttcttcttctattttgctctttaatttacatttcctgtcaattattaatttcgtGTCAGACTGttgattaaacaattatttattatttgaataaagattattattaagtTCTGCATTActcttgattattattttttttggtcttatgtCAAATTTTCGCTGACACTATCAGAATAGAAACAAATTGTGCCAATTGTTAGCTTGGGGTGAACAATCATAGCTTCAGTCCAAAAAGGGATCGAAAGCTGTGAAAGTAACTTCCAGATCAGTCCAATCATAACACAGAgatttcaaccaatcaacgtgagTTTTATTACCCCGAAAGGCCAATCAGTGTCGTGTTTGCAAACATTGCGGCTAGCACAAATACACTAACATTTGAAGTTTCAAAGTATTCTGTCGTGTAATCGTAGATTTTCACAGAGAACATATCGCAATGGCTCGTACAAAGCAGACCGCCCGTAAATCCACTGGAGGAAAAGCTCCAAGAAAACAACTTGCCACCAAGGCCGCCCGTAAGAGCGCACCTGCCACTGGTGGAGTAAAGAAGCCACATAGATACAGGCCAGGAACAGTCGCTCTTCGTGAGATCAGAAGATACCagaaaagtactgaactcctcATCAGGAAACTCCCCTTCCAGAGATTAGTTCGTGAAATTGCTCAAGACTTCAAGACTGATCTACGTTTCCAGAGCTCTGCCGTTATGGCCCTCCAGGAAGCCAGTGAAGCTTACCTCGTTGGTCTTTTCGAGGACACCAACTTGTGTGCAATCCACGCCAAGAGAGTCACCATCATGCCCAAAGACATCCAGTTGGCTCGCAGAATCCGTGGAGAACGTGCTTAAACTGACCTTTACTCTATACAATAACGGCCCTTTTaagggccaccaatattttccaaaaagagTCTGAATATGTTgtacatcaaaatcaaatatagctGAAACCCCCTCTCCACATCTTTCTTTATTCTTCTTTCTCTCCACATCTCTCTTTATTCTTCTttcttattatcttttttttttgcactcactTAAGATTAGACAAGTCGGGTTACTGTATTGatagaagaaaaatatagagaaacttATTTCATAACATGCAAAGAAGAGAAATAAAAGGATAAATAGAGATAGAgagacatacatattttttatttatctaattctTCCAAATCCTTcggaaaaaacaagaatgttatacattttctgGTATACCCTcctgaaaaaattaacatacatgtatacatttaaataaaaaaaaggtaagaAAAAACATACTCCAAGAACAATACAATCCATCTTCTAATTAcagaattattaaaatgtatttctttctaatttctgtggttatatttttctctaaattgcATTTTTCTCGGTCTTATTTTCTCACTTATTTTTTAGAtgctttttttatgtattttttactCATATTGTGTATTCTACTGTGACAACATGAGAagaatcaattattttatatttctgaaatatattttcggTACGGGTCCAAGTAGTCCACCTTAAATTCTCATTGAAAACTTTGTCTCCATCAATTGTGTGTTACAGAAAGAAGTTTTTCTTgaatacctttattttgtgcttaaaatgcatctattttgggtgctCTATGTGCCTTATAAATGATGTGAACATGTGTGCGGATGAATCTTTTTTTCCCATTGGTGGAGAAAAATAGACAAGGCGcaataattcattcattcaatgaTGTACCAATTGTGGTATTTAAAAAGTGAGGCTGCACtgtgtacatttcaaaaacctatgactacatgtataaagtagcTGCTAAATTTAGAAAGATTCCTAATTAGTTGTTAAAAGATGAGCATtgattgtatacatgtaataataacatGTTTGAAATGTGAATTTCCCGGGACATCTTTATTGAAACTGGTAAAggtgattttgagaaaaattatcatgcacacctgtttttatttacaaatctaTCTGTCCATGCTTAAATAACTGACTGGTATGCTGTAG
It contains:
- the LOC134684462 gene encoding histone H2B-like, encoding MPPKVGTKGAKKAVTKAKTARPGGDKKRRRKRRESYAIYIYKVLRQVHPDTGVSSKAMSIMNSFVNDIFERIAAEASRLAHYNKRSTITSREIQTAVRLLLPGELAKHAVSEGTKAVTKYTSSK
- the LOC134684463 gene encoding histone H3, whose translation is MARTKQTARKSTGGKAPRKQLATKAARKSAPATGGVKKPHRYRPGTVALREIRRYQKSTELLIRKLPFQRLVREIAQDFKTDLRFQSSAVMALQEASEAYLVGLFEDTNLCAIHAKRVTIMPKDIQLARRIRGERA
- the LOC134684464 gene encoding uncharacterized protein LOC134684464, which translates into the protein MSGRGKGGKGLGKGGAKRHRKVLRDNIQGITKPAIRRLARRGGVKRISGLIYEETRGVLKVFLENVIRDAVTYTEHAKRKTVTAMDVVYALKRQGRTLYGFGGSCLANSPGRGKGGKAKAKAKSRSSRAGLQFPVGRIHRLLRKGNYAERVGAGAPVYLAAVLEYLAAEVLELAGNAARDNKKSRIIPRHLQLAIRNDEELNKLLSGVTIAQGGVLPNIQAVLLPKKTQKAANFKVFCRVIVDFHREHIAMARTKQTARKSTGGKAPRKQLATKAARKSAPATGGVKKPHRYRPGTVALREIRRYQKSTELLIRKLPFQRLVREIAQDFKTDLRFQSSAVMALQEASEAYLVGLFEDTNLCAIHAKRVTIMPKDIQLARRIRGELVIRFIELQKANNMSGRGKGGKGLGKGGAKRHRKVLRDNIQGITKPAIRRLARRGGVKRISGLIYEETRGVLKVFLENVIRDAVTYTEHAKRKTVTAMDVVYALKRQGRTLYGFGG